The Acidobacteriota bacterium genomic interval CGGCAAACCTCGATCTTTTGTTCCCTGACGGCAAGCTGACCAGCCACGTCTTCAGAGTGACCCGCGCGGCGCACGGCGACAGCGCTAAACGCGAAGTCATGCCTGGGACCAACGAACCCGGGAGCATCATTCGTCAGGTGACGGATGAACTGAAGGCGCGGAAGTTCGCAGGCGAAGTCCGGCTGCAGGTATCCAAGGGTATGCCGAAGAAAATGCGGACCTGGATTACTCGGCAGCTCGGCCTTGACGAAATCGACGCTTATGTCTGCAACCATCCATTGCGGTTATCGGACCTTATCGAGTTCCGCCCGGAAGGACATGCGGACCTGTGCGACCCGCCGCACACCCCGGTGACGCATGGTCGCCTCCGCAATCTCCAGGGCGGCGATCCGGCTGTCATCTTCGACGAAATTCGCCGGGGCGACATTCTCCTTCACCACCCCTATCACAGCTTCGACACCTCGGTTCTGCAGTTCCTCCGCTCGGCGGCGATGGACGAACGCGTGCTGGCGATCAAGCTGACCATCTACCGCACCTCCTCGGATTCTCCGATAGTCCAGGCGTTGGCCGAAGCGGCGAGACGCGGGAAACAGGTGGCGGTGTTGGTCGAGATCACCGCTCGATTCGATGAAGCTCCCAACATCGCCTGGGGGAGGATGCTCGAAAAAGAGGGAGTCCATGTCTCCTACGGCGTGGAGAAACTCAAGACCCACGTCAAGCTTGCAATGGTGGTGCGTGGAGATGACGACGGTGTGCGGCGCTATGTCCACGTCGGGACGGGCAATTATCACAGCGGAACAGCCCGGATATACGAGGACCTGGGTCTCCTGAGCTGTGATCCCGGGCTCGGCGCCGACGTCTCTGCGGTCTTCAACGAACTGACGGGCCTCACCTCAAACAGCGAATATCAGCATATGCTGGTCGCGCCGCACACGATGCGTTCGCGTTTCGTCGAGCTGATTCGACGAGAGGCCGATCACGCGGCGGCGGGGAGGCGCTCGGGCATCCGCGCCAAAATGAACCAGCTCCAGGATCCGGAGATCATCCGTGAGCTCTACCGGGCGAGTCAGGCCGGCGTACCGATCAAACTCAACATCCGCGGCCTGTGCTGCCTCCGGCCGGGAGTGCCCGGATTATCTGATTCGATTGAGGTCTTCAGCGTGCTCGGGAGGTTCCTCGAGCATGGACGTATCTACGGCTTCGAGAACGACGGTGCGCCGGAGTATTTCTTCGGATCTGCGGACTGGATGAAGCGAAACCTCGACCGCCGGGTCGAGACTATCGCCCCTCTGCGCGAGCCGATCCTGGTCGCGGAGATCGAAGAGATTCTCACGGTTGCGGAGAACGACAACCACTCCGCCTGGGATCTGCAGGCCGACGGGACATACGTGCGTCGACGACCGAAGGACGGTGAGGAGGGACGCCCGTCACAGACGGTGTTCATCGACCTCGTGAGATAATTGACAGGTGGAAATACCGGATAACGACCATGTGATCCGTGCCGTCGGGCTCGGTGGGCGCGCGCGTGCCGTGGTCGCTGCGACGACCAGCTCGGTCGAAGAGCTGAGGCGCCTGCACGACCCGTCTCCCGAGGTAGCAGCGGCCATAGGGCGACTCGCGACCGGGGCCCTCTTGCTCGCATCCACGCTGGAGAAGATCACGCGTCGTGAGCCTCTTCTGACAGTGGAGGTGGATGGCGGCGGGCCAGCCGGTCGCCTGATCGCGACGGCGTCGCCGGCAGGTTGGGTACGGGCGATGGTCGCCAATCCTCTCGCCACGTCAGATCAACGTGCCGACGGAAAGTTGGATGTCTCCGGCGTGGTCGGCGCGGAGGGACAGCTGGTGGTCACCCGCGACCCGGGTATCGGCGAGCCGTATCGCGGAGTTGTGAATCTCGTGTCCGGCGAGCTCGCCAAGGATCTCGCGTTTTACCTGTCGGAGTCGGAGCAGTCGCCGGCGGCGGTCGTGTTGGGTGTGAAATGCCTCCGAGAAGGCCGAATCGCCAACGCCGGCGGGCTGCTTGTTCAGCTGTTGCCCGGGGTCAGCGACAGGGAGGCACTCGAGCTCACGGACCGCATCCGCTCTCTTGGCGCCGTGTCGTCGCGGCTCGCCGATGGGAAGGGGCCGCGACAGTGGCTGGCCGAGATCTTCCCCGAAGGATGCTCGATCTTCGGCGAGGTGCCGGCGCGCTTCTTCTGCGGGTGCTCGATGGAGCGCGTTGAGCGGGCGCTCAAGCTGCTCGGTGCGGACGAGATTCGTGCTGTCCTCGAAGAGGGGGGGCACGGTGGTTCGGACGTCATTTGCGGTTTCTGCCGTATGGCCTACACACTTCATCCAGCGCGTCTGAGGGAGCTGATCGCCGAAGTGGAATCTGAACGCGCCCGTTTCAATTGCCAGGATCGTGACGAAATAGGCATGAGGAACTAGAAGCGAGTTCGGAATTCGGAATTCTGGGTTCGGAGGTCGGAGTTCCCGGCCACCCTGCCTCAGACCCGGGTTGGATGGACGAGTTGGGGCTACGCGACTTTTGTGTCTGCTGCTTTCTCGGTTTTTTTCTTGGGCTTCGCTTCTGACGCCGACGCGGCCGATGATTCGGCGGTTGTCTTTGCAGTTTCCTTCTCTTGTGTCGTTGCTCCCGAACCGTTGCCGTTTCCCTTTCCGTAATCGGTGACGTACCATCCGCTTCCCTTGAACTGAAGGGCGGGTGCGCCGATGAGACGGTGTGCACATCCTCCACATTCCGGACACTCGCCATCGTGGAGTTCAGACACTTTTTCGATGCGTTCAAAGCGCTTTGCGCAGTCCTCGCACTGATATTCGTATAGGGGCATTCGATCCTCCGGAACGATCGGCGGGCCGATCGTGAAAGCACATTTTGCGATCTGAGTAGGGGTTTGTCAAGTCTTTTTCGGCGCAAGCTCGGGAATCGATCGAGGCTTGTCGCGGCGAATGCCGTATAGTGCGTACCGAGTCGATAATCCGGTTCCTGCCGGCGAACTGCCGGCGAACTGCCGGCGAACGGGAGGTCAACGTGAAGACAACTGCGGTATGCGCGGCGCTGATAATTCTGACCCTGGGCTGCGGCAGCACTAAGTCGTCCGATCCAAATATCGATGCCTGGGAGCGCGAGGTGCAGATTCTCTCTCCGGGACAGATCGGTGATCGCCAATACGAAGAGCTCGGTGGGCTTCTCGAAGAGTACGTGACACTCGGGCACTCCTTTGGCAATGAAGAAGCGGCGATCGACAACGCGAAACGGCGCCTCAAACGTCGCGCGGCCGAACGCGACGCGGACGCGGTGGTGATCCTCGAGTGCGGACGGCACGTGCGTCGGGTTGAACAATCCACTGCGCCCAGTACCGGCCCCGAGGTCGTGTGCCACGGTGCTGCGATCCGTTGGATGAATTGAGGAACCCCCGGACCAGACCTTGAATGGTATCGAGGCAAGCCGTCATCCCCTCTTTGCGCGGGACCCGGGATCGCGGTTGAAATGCATCGGGGTGGTGATGCGGTTTGCATGTATGATATGCCTGCCGTGACCAAGACTAGTCGTTCAGCACCGCCGATGAATCTGCACGTGGTGACCACCGATGGGGCGCCGTTCGATCACGCCCTGGAAGGTGAGAGCTTCGTGATTGGTAGATCTTCCAAGGCAGATCTGACGATTCCAGATCGTTCGATGTCCAGAATGCACGCCAGGATCTACCTCGACGGCACGACGTGGTACGTGGAAGATCTGGGATCGCGAAACGGGACCCTCCTCGGAGGCCGGCCGGTCAACGACCCGGCGAGGCTCGGTCACGGCTCCGTCCTGCAGGTCGGAAGCACGTCGATCACCCTCCGGGAGGCGACCCGTCCGGAGCCGAAGGGGGGAAGGACGCCGACCAGCTCCGACAGTCATACGATCTTCCGTTCGGCCGCGGAGCTCCTGAAAGAGCCCGAGGAGATCCGGACCGATTCGGCGACTCCGATGGGCGAAGGTCTGCGCCGGTATGCCGACCGTCTCCATTTGCTGACCGAAGTCAACCAGGCCCTGGATCGGCTGATGTCGCTCGACGACCTTCTGGAGTTGATCCTCGACCGAGCGTTCGAACACCTCAGGCCGGAAGACGCGGCGATTTATCTGCGGAACGAAGAGACGGGCGGGTACGACTGCGCCGCGAGCCGGTCGGTCGGGCAGGGCGATCCCAAGATTCTGTTCTCCACCAGTCTGATGGAGGAAGTGGTGGAAGGAGGCCAGGCGGCGCTGGTTCTCGATGCACAAACTGACGAGCGATTCAATGAGGCCATGAGCTTGCTCGATGCGGGTGTTCGTTCGTTGGTTGCCGCGCCGCTCCTCGATCCGGATGGTGCCCTGGGTCTCATCGTGCTCGGTTCGCGGCTGGCCGTGCGTCAGTTCGAAGAAGAAGACATGGAATTGCTGGCGTCACTGGCGTCCGTGGCGGCCATGCGCATCCGAAACGTCCACCTCGCGGAGGAGGCGGTCGAACGCCGGCGGCTCGAGCAGGAAGTTGCCTTGGCGCGCGAGATCCAGGTCAGCCTGCTGCCCGATTCACTCCCGGAAGTCGAGGGGTGGGACATCGTCGCCGGAAATATCCCGTCGCGCGGCGTGTCCGGAGACTTTTTCAAGGTCGAGCTGCGCCACGACGAGAGCGAGATCGTGCTCATGCTCTCGGATGTTTCGGGCAAAGGCATCGGCGCGTCGCTGCTGACCGCGTCGCTCGAGGCCCTCTCGGCGGGACCGATCCACGACGGTGTCCCTCCTGAGGAGATCTTCCGGTCGGTCTCCCACCTCCTGTACGACCGCACGCCACCCGAGAAGTACGCGACGTCATTCATGGCCGCGGTCGTTCCGGACACCGGTGCGTTCAGCTTCTGCAATGCGGGCCACAACCCCGGACTGCTGCTGCGGGCCAACGGCGATACCGAGTGGCTCGAATCCACCGGAATGCCGCTCGGCATCCTCCCGGAAGGTGTGTTCACGGCTGGACAGAGAAAGCTCGAGGTCAACGACACCTTAGTGCTCTACACCGACGGCATCACCGAGCCTGAAAACCCCGAGGAAGAGGAGTACGGCCAGGATCGCCTGGCCGCGGTCTGCGTCAAGAACCGATCCGAGCCGCTTGCCGAACTCATGTCCGCAATCGAGGAGGACCTCTACCACTTCGTCCGTGGAGTCCCGTTTCTCGACGATCGGACCCTCGTCCTCATTCGCCGCCTCGAGAGCTGACTCAGACCCAGTGATCAGCGTGACCGAGGGATTCTGTTACTCTCGGTACGCCCCTTCGAGACATGATCGGGACGAAGCTTGCCCATTACGAGATCACGGCCGCCCTCGACGCAGGCGGGGTGGGTGATGTGTGACGTGAGAAGATGACCCGCCCTGGCCGAGGGTGACATCGCCCTCACATCCCGAATGGGTGCTCGTCACGAGAGAGAGAGGAGAGTCCGATGAAACGTACCGTCGTCGTGATGGTGTCGATCTGGTTCCTCAGTTCGCCCTTCGGGGGTGTTACCGCATTCGCCTCCGAAAACCCCGAGCAGACCGAAAGGGTCCTTTCGAATCTCGAGTGGCGGAATGTCGGCCCGGTCAACATGAGCGGGCGGATCGCCGATGTCGAAGGGGTAGCCGGCGATCCGAGGGTCATCTGGGTGGGCTCGGCCTCGGGCGGCGTCTGGAAAACGACGAATGGCGGTCTGAACTTTAAACCCGTTTTCGACGACCAGCAGATCGCTTCCATCGGTGATCTCTGCCTCGCCCCGTCGAACCCGGACGTGGTTTACGTCGGGACGGGCGAATCGGCAGTTCGCAACTCGGTTTCCTTCGGCAACGGGGTGTACAAAACAACCGACGCCGGACAAAGCTGGACCCACCTCGGGCTTGAGGACACCCGCCACATCTCGAAGGTGCTGGTACACCCCGAGGATCCAGACACCGTGTGGGTCGGCGCCCTCGGCCACATGTCGGGACCGAACGAAGAGCGAGGGGTGTTCCGCTCGACCAACGGCGGGGCGAGCTGGGAGAAGGTGCTCTACCTCGATGATCGGCACGGTGTCTCGGACATGGCGATCGACGCCTCCAACCCCAACATCCTCTTCGCCTGCCTATGGCACTTCGACCGCAAGCCCTGGACCCACACCTCGGGCTCGGAGAAGGGCGGCGTCTGGCGCTCGGTGGACGGTGGCTCGAGCTGGACGAAGATCGAAAAAGGCTTGCCAAAACTCATGGGACGCATCGGTGTGGAGGTGTCGAGGTCGAATCCGGAGGTCGTCTACGTCATCGCCGAGTCGGACAAGGGCACACTTTTCAGATCTGACGACCGGGGGGTGACCTTCCGAAGGGTGTCGGAGCAGCGTCAGATCGTGTCGCGTGGCTTCTACTACACACACGTTCGCATCGACCCCGCAAACGAAGACCGGATATACACGGTTGCGGGCTCGCTCTTCCGATCGATTGACGGTGGGAAGACCTTCGAGCGCATTTCGAAGACCACCCACGTCGACTACCACGCTCTGTGG includes:
- the ppk1 gene encoding polyphosphate kinase 1, whose protein sequence is MGSARKNRAELTQESPEAFINREVSWLRFAGRVLDLAEDSEVPQLERVKFVGILGMLHDEFFMKRVAGLKRQIQNGVEKLSLDGQTPREEMEACRKEVVDQNKRLERVLAEDLRPALHNAGIGIRSWEDLDDHHRADLTNYFKRSVLPILTPLAVDAEHPFPFISNSGINLAITVRARKQEHFVRLKVPSNRNRWVPLSDGSGFVPLEQVVAANLDLLFPDGKLTSHVFRVTRAAHGDSAKREVMPGTNEPGSIIRQVTDELKARKFAGEVRLQVSKGMPKKMRTWITRQLGLDEIDAYVCNHPLRLSDLIEFRPEGHADLCDPPHTPVTHGRLRNLQGGDPAVIFDEIRRGDILLHHPYHSFDTSVLQFLRSAAMDERVLAIKLTIYRTSSDSPIVQALAEAARRGKQVAVLVEITARFDEAPNIAWGRMLEKEGVHVSYGVEKLKTHVKLAMVVRGDDDGVRRYVHVGTGNYHSGTARIYEDLGLLSCDPGLGADVSAVFNELTGLTSNSEYQHMLVAPHTMRSRFVELIRREADHAAAGRRSGIRAKMNQLQDPEIIRELYRASQAGVPIKLNIRGLCCLRPGVPGLSDSIEVFSVLGRFLEHGRIYGFENDGAPEYFFGSADWMKRNLDRRVETIAPLREPILVAEIEEILTVAENDNHSAWDLQADGTYVRRRPKDGEEGRPSQTVFIDLVR
- a CDS encoding Hsp33 family molecular chaperone HslO; the encoded protein is MEIPDNDHVIRAVGLGGRARAVVAATTSSVEELRRLHDPSPEVAAAIGRLATGALLLASTLEKITRREPLLTVEVDGGGPAGRLIATASPAGWVRAMVANPLATSDQRADGKLDVSGVVGAEGQLVVTRDPGIGEPYRGVVNLVSGELAKDLAFYLSESEQSPAAVVLGVKCLREGRIANAGGLLVQLLPGVSDREALELTDRIRSLGAVSSRLADGKGPRQWLAEIFPEGCSIFGEVPARFFCGCSMERVERALKLLGADEIRAVLEEGGHGGSDVICGFCRMAYTLHPARLRELIAEVESERARFNCQDRDEIGMRN
- a CDS encoding zinc ribbon domain-containing protein — its product is MPLYEYQCEDCAKRFERIEKVSELHDGECPECGGCAHRLIGAPALQFKGSGWYVTDYGKGNGNGSGATTQEKETAKTTAESSAASASEAKPKKKTEKAADTKVA
- a CDS encoding SpoIIE family protein phosphatase, with the protein product MTKTSRSAPPMNLHVVTTDGAPFDHALEGESFVIGRSSKADLTIPDRSMSRMHARIYLDGTTWYVEDLGSRNGTLLGGRPVNDPARLGHGSVLQVGSTSITLREATRPEPKGGRTPTSSDSHTIFRSAAELLKEPEEIRTDSATPMGEGLRRYADRLHLLTEVNQALDRLMSLDDLLELILDRAFEHLRPEDAAIYLRNEETGGYDCAASRSVGQGDPKILFSTSLMEEVVEGGQAALVLDAQTDERFNEAMSLLDAGVRSLVAAPLLDPDGALGLIVLGSRLAVRQFEEEDMELLASLASVAAMRIRNVHLAEEAVERRRLEQEVALAREIQVSLLPDSLPEVEGWDIVAGNIPSRGVSGDFFKVELRHDESEIVLMLSDVSGKGIGASLLTASLEALSAGPIHDGVPPEEIFRSVSHLLYDRTPPEKYATSFMAAVVPDTGAFSFCNAGHNPGLLLRANGDTEWLESTGMPLGILPEGVFTAGQRKLEVNDTLVLYTDGITEPENPEEEEYGQDRLAAVCVKNRSEPLAELMSAIEEDLYHFVRGVPFLDDRTLVLIRRLES